TAGACTTCTTGCATAATTAGCTTTGCTTAGAAAAATTGAAATTTTTTGAGTAGATTTATTGATAAATTTTTCAAGCATATGTGAACATATGGTTGAAAAATTTAACGATAAAGATGTCAAAAAAGACAATTTTAACAAGCAAATGTAATTACGCAAGAAGTCTATTGCTAAAATTCTTAATAAAAAGTTAAAATCAAGCACTTTTTCTTAAACTTAGGTGTTTGTTATGCAACTAACCCGCAAAAAACCTTCTATTTGGATCATTGGGTTCGCCATATTCTCAATGTTCTTTGGTGCCGGCAATATTATTTTCCCCTTATCCCTTGGATCCTACGCCCAGGATGGTCATCTTTTTGCGGTCAGTGGCCTTCTAATTACTTCTATTATTGTGCCCTTTGGGGGCCTTTTTACAATGATGCTTTATGAGGGAAATTATACAGAATTTTTTGCACGTCTGGGTCCCAAAATCGGATTTCTTTTGGCCTTCTTTATACTGCTTATCATGGGGCCAGTAGGTGCGCTTCCTCGCTGTATTACAACTTCTTATGCTACCACCAGTTTAATACTACCTAACTTATCCATTATTACTTTTAGCTTAATATCCTGTATTTTAATCTTTCTCTTTACACTAAAAAGTCAAAATACAATCAAGCTTATAGGACTTGTTCTTACGCCCTTGCTCCTCTTATCTCTCAGTACTATTATCGTAAAAGGCCTCTATCAAGGAGAAACACCAGGAATAAGCCCTCACTCTCCTAGCTCTCTTTTCTTATACGGCCTAATCACTGGATATAATACAATGGACTTAATCGCCTGTTTCTTTTTCTCTTCCATTGTTCTTCTATCATTAAAAAGAAAGCAAGATCCAGAAAGCCATATACATGTTAAAAAAGCACTTCCCCTCCTAGTAAAAGCAATTTTACTTGGTGGAGGTCTTTTAGCAATCATCTATGTAGGATTTGCTCTGGTATCTGCAAGCTACTCCAGCTTACTTCGAGAAGTATCTCAAGACCAATTCCTTGCAACGATTGCTTATCATATTCTTGGAGGATCCACATCTGCAATTGTTGCCATTGCCGTCTTCTTTACATGCCTTACAACAGAAATTGCACTTGCTATTGTTTTTACACAATTTATCCGCCGCTACTTTTTTCAAAATAAAGTAAGTTATCCCATATGTCTTTTACTTACACTACTCGTAGCCTTTCTTATTTCAACACTGCGATTTGAGGGTATTTCTAACTTTTTAGTTCCCATTCTTCAGATTTGTTATCCCTCATTAATTACATTAACAGCACTTAATCTCTGTTACAAATTGTGGGACTTTAAGCCAGTAAAAATTCCTGTTCTCATCGTATTTATTGCAACACTCATCAGCTTCATTTTTATGTAAACTTTAAGTTTTTCATGCTTACACAGATTTTAGATAGCTTTTTAAGTGTAATCTATCCAAAGTTCTGTGCTGCTTGCTTAAAAAATTTTAATGATCCATCCCTACACCTATGCCAAGCATGCCAAAAAAATCTTACATTTCTCAACACTAAAGAATATTGCACTACTTGCTTTTCAATAAAAGAATTACCTATTTGCCCTGTCTGCAAAATAACGCCCTCTTACTTTACAGCTCTTGCAGCTGTTTTTGATTATGAGGGACCTGCAGGCTTTCTCATTAAAAAATTCAAATACGAGGGTGTATTCAGGCTTGCAGCTAGCTTTGGAAGCTTCATGACTTTACAATTTTTAAATTTAAACTGGCCCCTCCCTGACATCATTGTTCCTGTACCACAACCCTTTAACAGGTACCTTGAGCGTGGCTACAACCACAGCTTTTTGCTTGCAAAAATGCTCTCTAAACAGATCCATGTTCCCTGTAAAGAACTTTTACGTAAAAGCATGAAAGACTTGCCTCAAGCAGCGCTCAATTTAGAACAGCGAAAAAACAACGCCCATCAATCCATAAAACTTAAAAAACATGGCTCCGTTGAAGATAAAATTGTGTTACTCATAGATGATGTAATGACCACAAGAACAACTCTTAATGCATCAGCTAATGCACTTCTTGGGAGCAATCCTAAGGAACTTTATGGCCTTACCCTCTGCAAAACCAATCTCTAAAATGAAGCGTGCCCGAAAAAAGAACTTGAAAAAATAAAAATATAATTTAATATTTAAGCTGTATGCGTTTACACACAAACAAGGTATTATTATGGCTCCAATAAAAAAGGTTAATATGAATTACAATTATCACACAAAAAATAAGCTTTTTTTATTATTACTAACTATTCTTTGTTTTTCTTGCCTATCTTTTAATTTGCATGCTGTAGAAGCGGTTGCCGAGACAACAGACCAAAAAATAGATGGTATTTCCAGAGAACTTTCGCTCATCTCTGCAAACCTTGACCTGCGACTTGTTCGAGTAGGGCGTGAAACCTCTCAGATTGCAAATC
The nucleotide sequence above comes from Chlamydiales bacterium. Encoded proteins:
- a CDS encoding ComF family protein — encoded protein: MLTQILDSFLSVIYPKFCAACLKNFNDPSLHLCQACQKNLTFLNTKEYCTTCFSIKELPICPVCKITPSYFTALAAVFDYEGPAGFLIKKFKYEGVFRLAASFGSFMTLQFLNLNWPLPDIIVPVPQPFNRYLERGYNHSFLLAKMLSKQIHVPCKELLRKSMKDLPQAALNLEQRKNNAHQSIKLKKHGSVEDKIVLLIDDVMTTRTTLNASANALLGSNPKELYGLTLCKTNL
- a CDS encoding branched-chain amino acid transport system II carrier protein; its protein translation is MQLTRKKPSIWIIGFAIFSMFFGAGNIIFPLSLGSYAQDGHLFAVSGLLITSIIVPFGGLFTMMLYEGNYTEFFARLGPKIGFLLAFFILLIMGPVGALPRCITTSYATTSLILPNLSIITFSLISCILIFLFTLKSQNTIKLIGLVLTPLLLLSLSTIIVKGLYQGETPGISPHSPSSLFLYGLITGYNTMDLIACFFFSSIVLLSLKRKQDPESHIHVKKALPLLVKAILLGGGLLAIIYVGFALVSASYSSLLREVSQDQFLATIAYHILGGSTSAIVAIAVFFTCLTTEIALAIVFTQFIRRYFFQNKVSYPICLLLTLLVAFLISTLRFEGISNFLVPILQICYPSLITLTALNLCYKLWDFKPVKIPVLIVFIATLISFIFM